A single region of the Aeromicrobium chenweiae genome encodes:
- a CDS encoding NAD(P)H-quinone dehydrogenase, whose protein sequence is MAHVTIVGGGPGGYEAALVATRLGAEVTLIERDGIGGSTVLTDCVPSKTLIATSDLLTDVSSSAELGVKVPSSVRADLAVVDARVLSLAKAQSDDIAERLAASDVTMIAGTATIESAGSVIVETAEGRQRIETDAILVATGAHPRISPDAQPDGERILTWEQVYGLQELPEHMIVVGSGVTGAEFASAYNGLGAAVTLVSSRDRVLPGEDADASNVIEDVFTRRGMTVMGNSRMASVERTDKGVLVTLTDGRTVSGSHCLLALGSIPNTQGLGLEELGVVLDGGGFIKVDRVSRTNVRGVYAAGDCTGVLMLASVAAQQGRIAMSHLLGDAVHPLDLAKVSSNVFTSPEIATVGMSQKQVEESDFQIDTAMLPLASNARAKMQGVHDGFVKIFSRRGMGVVVGGVVVGPRASELIHALSIAVSASLTVDQVADAFTVYPSMSGSVAEAARRLHPLI, encoded by the coding sequence GGCTCATGTGACGATCGTCGGCGGCGGACCTGGTGGATACGAGGCGGCGCTGGTCGCCACGAGACTCGGTGCCGAGGTGACGCTCATCGAGCGCGACGGCATCGGCGGGTCGACGGTCCTGACCGACTGCGTGCCGAGCAAGACGCTGATCGCCACGTCCGACCTGCTGACCGACGTGAGCAGCTCGGCCGAGCTGGGCGTGAAGGTGCCGTCGTCGGTCCGGGCCGATCTGGCGGTGGTGGACGCGCGCGTGCTGAGCCTCGCGAAGGCGCAGTCGGACGACATCGCCGAGCGGCTCGCGGCGAGCGACGTGACGATGATCGCCGGCACCGCGACGATCGAGAGCGCGGGCTCGGTGATCGTGGAGACGGCCGAGGGCAGGCAGCGGATCGAGACCGACGCGATCCTCGTCGCCACCGGTGCGCATCCCCGCATCAGCCCCGACGCGCAGCCCGACGGCGAGCGCATCCTCACGTGGGAGCAGGTGTACGGACTGCAGGAGCTCCCCGAGCACATGATCGTGGTCGGCTCGGGCGTCACGGGTGCGGAGTTCGCCAGCGCCTACAACGGTCTCGGCGCCGCGGTCACCCTCGTCTCGAGCCGTGACCGCGTGCTGCCCGGTGAGGACGCCGACGCCTCCAACGTCATCGAGGACGTCTTCACCCGCCGGGGCATGACGGTCATGGGCAACTCGCGCATGGCATCGGTCGAGCGCACGGACAAGGGGGTGCTCGTCACCCTCACCGACGGCCGGACGGTCTCCGGCTCGCACTGCCTCCTGGCCCTCGGCTCGATCCCCAACACGCAGGGGCTGGGGCTCGAGGAGCTCGGCGTGGTGCTGGACGGCGGCGGCTTCATCAAGGTCGACCGGGTCTCCCGCACCAATGTCCGCGGCGTCTACGCCGCGGGGGACTGCACCGGCGTGCTGATGCTCGCCTCGGTCGCTGCCCAGCAGGGACGCATCGCGATGTCCCACCTGCTCGGCGACGCGGTCCATCCCCTCGACCTCGCGAAGGTCTCGAGCAACGTCTTCACCTCACCGGAGATCGCCACCGTCGGGATGTCGCAGAAGCAGGTCGAGGAGAGCGACTTCCAGATCGACACGGCCATGCTCCCGCTCGCGAGCAACGCACGTGCCAAGATGCAGGGGGTCCACGACGGCTTCGTCAAGATCTTCTCGCGCCGCGGGATGGGCGTCGTGGTCGGTGGCGTGGTCGTCGGTCCGCGGGCCAGCGAGCTCATCCACGCACTGTCGATCGCGGTCTCGGCCTCCCTGACGGTGGACCAGGTGGCCGACGCGTTCACGGTCTACCCGTCGATGTCCGGCTCGGTCGCCGAGGCGGCCCGCCGGCTCCACCCACTCATCTGA